The Amycolatopsis umgeniensis DNA segment CAGGGACCGGGTCTCCACGGCTGGCAAGATCATCTTCGACCACCTGCGGGAGACCGGCCTCCTGCGCTGACGACTACTTCTTGAGGTCGTCCAGGCACAGCACCCGCGACTGCGGGAGTGTTCCGCCCGAACGCTGCCACTGGATCTTCTCGTCGGTCGACGGCACCTGGGTGCACACCGTGCTGCCGTCGACCAGGAAGGTCGCGCTCTTTTCGATGGCGAGGACCTTGTACCGCGCTGTCGCGCAGTCCTCCTTCGTGAGCTTCTTCGCGTCGACCACGCCGTCGGGGAGGCAGTCGCCGACGGCCGGCGCCCGCTCGCCCGGGTTCTTCAGGTCTTCCAGGCAGAGCAGGGTGCCGTCATTGGCGCCCTTCTTTCCCTGGAAGAAGTACGCGTCGGTCGTCGGGTAGTCGTCGCATTCGGTTCCACCCGAGAGCTTGAGTCCGATTTCTGACTTGTTCTCCTGTTTTCCGACGACCTTGAAGTTCGCGTCGGGTGTCCCGCAGTCGGCGTTCTTGACGCTGTCCGCGTTGT contains these protein-coding regions:
- a CDS encoding LppU/SCO3897 family protein, with protein sequence MENYPAPAVEQIAPQKKRTWLKPVIRLGIFAVVAVIAFFVANPFTASSTEVGACLKGNIDNADSVKNADCGTPDANFKVVGKQENKSEIGLKLSGGTECDDYPTTDAYFFQGKKGANDGTLLCLEDLKNPGERAPAVGDCLPDGVVDAKKLTKEDCATARYKVLAIEKSATFLVDGSTVCTQVPSTDEKIQWQRSGGTLPQSRVLCLDDLKK